One Glycine max cultivar Williams 82 chromosome 4, Glycine_max_v4.0, whole genome shotgun sequence DNA segment encodes these proteins:
- the LOC100787397 gene encoding uncharacterized protein, whose translation MVNEDEWVRAAMADDTVVVELLLRLKQGTVSHKSHHQLIPFSWGVKQPRSRSRLSAAVSRCDAAVSTRCSPTTPLSWSAGTDSYEDSSRHHHHHAAISKATATSGYTGNSASTKRCRRKKTFAELKEEESSLLKESIYLKKEIATVNANFEAQRAKNESLKRMKLDVGLKYHQNNPSSTSVEPQCVLAGQPHQRIVVSSEALIRPIQDDTHSHASESRPNKIESTTGKSFFLIPDLNMMPSEDVSCTDNLCGMS comes from the exons ATGGTAAACGAAGACGAGTGGGTGCGAGCGGCGATGGCGGACGACACCGTCGTGGTGGAGCTTCTGCTACGCCTCAAGCAAGGTACCGTTTCACACAAATCTCACCACCAGCTTATACCTTTCTCCTGGGGTGTCAAACAGCCGCGCTCAAGATCAAGGCTTAGCGCCGCCGTCTCTCGCTGCGACGCCGCCGTTTCAACCAGATGCAGCCCCACCACGCCCCTCTCTTGGAGCGCTGGCACCGACAGTTACGAAGACTCCAgccgccaccaccaccaccacgccGCCATATCTAAG GCTACTGCTACAAGTGGATACACTGGCAACTCTGCTTCTACCAAGaggtgcagaagaaaaaag ACCTTTGCAGAATTAAAGGAAGAGGAGAGCTCCCTTCTAAAGGAAAGCATATATCTGAAAAAG GAAATAGCAACTGTAAATGCAAATTTTGAGGCACAGAGAGCTAAAAATGAGAGTCTGAAGAGAATGAAG CTTGATGTGGGATTAAAATATCATCAGAACAATCCAAGTTCAACATCTGTTGAACCGCAGTGTGTGCTTGCTGGTCAACCCCATCAGAGAATAGTAGTATCTTCGGAGGCCCTCATACGTCCCATTCAAGATGATACTCATTCACATGCATCAGAATCTAGGCCAAACAAGATAGAATCAACCACCGGGAAAAGTTTTTTCTTGATACCAGATCTAAATATGATGCCGTCCGAGGATGTTTCTTGCACTGACAATCTATGTGGAATGAGTTGA